The nucleotide window GCCTTCTGACAAGTGAACACTTCTTGAGTCATGTTTTATTAGTGTGTGGGTGCACATTCTGATTGAATTCCAGCCCTGGAGCCAGCTCGTGTCACCCAGCCATTGTTAGATGGCTCTACGCTGGAGTGACATGTTCAGTATGAGAGAAATTCTCTGTGACCAGAAACAGGAGACACTTTTCTTGAAgggcctttttgttttgttagaaAATATTTGATACAGATGTCACAACTTAagcataaattcattaaattaaatttactgtAAGTCAGCAAACGAACACATAGTAAGCACACAATAGTTTCTATAAccaatttctctctctgcaagTTTTTACGTGAGTAAATTGTACTgatttgtaaatattaataCGCAACGTGACACTAATTCAAAACTCTGAACAATAATGAGAAGCAGGAgcactaaataaatacatttgcaacTGTCAACTGCTGTGTCTTaaacactacaagtcccacagtgcaccacagcacagcaaacattGATTGGACAACAGGTGCATCTCTGCTGACCTCATGTATATGACTTGCTGGTTCTCATGACCTGCTAGGGGGTAAAGCTGCTAAAGCAGCAGGTTGAGGGGTCTCTGGCAAAACCCTTGGTGGAAAAAAGCCAACTGCGGTCTGCAGCCGCAGACTCCCAGTCATCACCAGCCTGTGCTCGGAAAAAGCACCTTAACTGGCTGAGCCAATTGGGAGTCCAAAACAACGATTTCTAAATTCCGTGCCATACAATTTTAGACCCACTACACACCCTTACTTACCTGTTCACAAGTTGTCTAGCTACCTTAAAAAAGGTCACATTTAATAGGCAGCAAAGCATTCATGGGCTGTTTTGTACCAGTATGGACTGGTATAAAACAGTGCAGGCTTTTCCTATGGACTGGGAAAGAGACAAGCACAATGACGCTCCATTTACCTCCTGCTGCAGGACCTCGTGGGGGGCGCGGGGCGGCCcctggggctgctgggaaaccTTCAGCATCAGGTAGTCTATAAGCTGCTCTCTGGACGGATGGCGGGCCATGGGTGTCTGGCCGCAGGTTATCGGGGGACGGCCGGGGGGACACATCTGCCCGTTTGTCAAAGGCACCTGAGGAACACAGAGATGCACGCCGTGGTCAGCTGTGTCCCTGTACCTGCCTGATAATTTTTTGAAGGACTTTCATGACTAAGTGACCACTGACAAATGACCTCAGGAATGGGGAGGGGGCCAGGTTACTGTACACAGTGCCCTGAGGGAAAGCACACTGGATAGAACCCCATCTGAATCAGAAATGAAGGAAACCAAACAAGTCTGTGAATAAAATTTCCAGCTCCACGCACATGCACTGGTTTTATCTATATTGGTAGTAAAATATTAGACAAGGAGAAGTCTGAcagatgaaatataaaacaacagCGATTATGTGTGAGCAAATCTCTCTCAGTACCAGAACTACATTACCCCCGTTTTGCTGAGGAGGCAACTCACACAAATTGAAGTCATTCAAAACCTTGGCTACATTACAAAGACTGGGATCTACAACTTCTCCGCGATTACAGGGAAGAAGCCCAGCcacaatggtaaaaaaaaaaaaaaaaaaaaaaagacaagaaataCAACTCTGGCAATCGCACTTGGCCAAATGCAACTGCAGCCCTAGCAAACAACTGAGGAAATTAAATCTTCTGCTTTCAGCACAGAGTCCAGATTTATAGGCGCTGGAACGGTCTCTAATAGAGGCAGTATCATCTGCAGCGTTCTGAAAAGTCTGACTCACTGTCCAAAGACGCAGACTCATGAAAACGGTGCTACCCTGAGCGCGGAAGATGAAGTTAGCGGGTAATCGCATTGCTTCTATTAGATTGTGAGGTTTTTGGCAGCTCTGCTTAATTAGAGGACAACGCCGGCGGGGTGTGGTTTCATCTGCTGCACGGCTGAGGCTTTTTTTCTGGTAAGCGCGGTAGCCTCCACACATGACAGGGGAAGTTAACGCTGTGCTTGCCATTCATCAAAACTGCCATTAGCTGAGTCGTGTTTGTCCATGCAGAAAGTGAATGTGCTCATTTATGTGGCttgaaaatgcagacaaaatgGCTTCTGTCTTCAGGGGAGACTGACCGCCCAACGCACGCAGCCTCTGAGACGCTGACGGCTGATTGAAATTAGGTTCTCTCACTCCAGTCGGGGTGGGAGTTGCCTGGCCTCAGCTTCTGCGTGCAAAGCTTTGTTGCATGTTTGTCTGCATGaaaatgtgtgcctgtgagaaTGAGTATTTGCGTGTGTAAGTGAGTATTTGCGTGTGTAAGTGTATATATGCACTGTTGTACGCGTGAGAGCTCACAGGCTCGCGCCGGCCCGGTGTTCATTACAGACAGCACGGGGTGGCGTCTGCTCGGGAGCCGACGCACAGCCGTTGCTCCAGGGAAACAATtggctccacacacacacaagcaacatACCACCAGAGTCAGGAGCAAGAGTATGTGCTTGGTAAACCAATAACTCTGCAGCCAGGCTTTCACAGATCATCCAAACTATATCTTAACTATACAGTGACTAATGATGGTCACCTCTGTCCAGAGTATTTGACAAATATCCCAGGAGAGGCAAGGCCCTTTCTGGGATTTCAGACATGAAATGCTAGCCAGCGGCTCCTGATATTCATATTTGGTTCCTTACCTTACATTTTAATCCTCATGGCCTCTGCAAAGGTTCACCAGAGTTAATGATACAGCTATCCCATAACGCAACCAGACAGTCTGAGTCACCTATTGCTGTTACATTCTGCTGACACCAGGGGGCAGGTATACTCCCTGTCAAAATACTTCCTCTCTGCCAAATCAGATACATCTCAAATAAGCAagatttgaaatgtaattatgaagACACTTTTCCCCCACAAGCGGgaaattaaaatatgcactgcaataaaaatgattaaaaaagtcCTATAATGTATCAGCCTCACGATGAATCgctattatgtttttatttgtttcttaacAGCTTGGGTAAGGGGTCACAACACTAGAATAGATTTTTATTGACAAACTGGTCAGTGATCCAGATTTATCAATCACGAATATATAACCTTTACTTTTGACAGATTAGGAAAGTGCTACAGCACTACTTTGAGTATAAAATGGAAGTGAAACACATACAGCCCCAGTCAGCATATGGGCCAGGTCATTTCCAGGGAAGCAGCTGAGGGAAATGAACCGGATGATGCTTCAGACCTAATCCAGACTGGGGATACCTAAAGCCAGGCCGCGGGAGAGGGGTttagggggagggggtgcgCGTCTCCATGGAAACGCCTCCTTCCCCTGTCCTTCATCAGCATTCGTGTGGTATTCATCAGTGCACTGTACGCCTCCTGCCTCCGTGCTcgtccctctctgcccccctccgcATGACTATTCATGACGAGCGGTGCGTCCGCTTTATGGCCCACTTCCGATAAATTGAGTTGTCGGCCAGCCAGAAAAAACCTCCCAAACGCAGCGGCAGCTGTAGCCCAGcacagatgtgtgtatgtgtgtgtgtgtgtgtgtgtgtgtgtgtgtgtggcagagaaagagggagacagagaaagggagagagggagagcgagagagagtgagccaGGGGTACAGAGGAGAGTACAGAGAATGACAGGGCCAAGTAAGGACTAAGCAAATGGGAGAGCTTATCCTCCCCTTAAAAAAGGGAGTTTCTCTGGGAGGAAAAGCCAACGGGACCCATCCAAAAGTGCCGGTCTCTCTCAAACACGGAGTAAATCAGTGACGCAACCGCTCTGTGAGTCTTTGAGCGCGCATCCATCACCGAGGCAAACCAGGGTCATTCAACCGCCCGGCCTCTCGGCGCGACTCTCGGCGAGTCCGCCGCCGAGGCGGGGGGCGAGAGCCTGGAAAACCCACGATGCCTCGCGCTCTGGCCGCTGCGTCAGAGCGGACCTCGCTGCCACGGCATTGGGCATTCGCATCCCCCCCCCGCGTTTCAGCGCCGCATTCTTAAGCGACCTCTGAACAGGAACGCGCCGCGCCGCGAACAATGCGATCTGTGTTCTGCTCCGAGCGGCTCCACAGAGGCATACGCACATCCATTAGCTTACGCTAAGCAGGTGCTAGGCTAAAACAGAATGAGGGGAAAATTCAGAGAAAAGTACCGGCACGCTGCTGCAATGCTCCTGGGTGATTCATTCCATTTTACATGCGAGCAATGACGCTTTCGAGCATGCGGTGTTCATCACCTGTGTTCTATTCTGATTTTGTATTGATCCGTTATAAGATCTAAACACCTAGTTTTTTCTCCATTCGGGCAGTTAATGTTTCTACTATTAAAGATttaactgaagaaaaatataacGAACACTATTATCTAAATCTAATAACATATATTAATAATCTAATAACACAATCACAACTCCAGCAGCTGCGTGCAGTATCAGATGATGAGATTAATATCTAATATCTAATCCATACTGCTGAGATGTTGGGGTGACTGTTGTTTCCATTTCAACCCTCCTGCATGGAGTAATAACCATGCATAATTAACACGTCAGCGATGTGGCTTTAAGCTAGCACAGCATTCGACCGACTCCAGGAAAACGCAAGCTATTTATATCAGGAACCGCGGCTGACCTTCAAAAGCATGGAGGCGCACAGCGTGGGcccccgagagagagagagagagagagagagagcagcgctCATTAACAGAGCTAATTAATTACCGCCGGACCCGAGGTGCCACACAAGGCCACACTGCTCTGCTCCCAGGCTAGGAGACAGCTACTTCACTCCTCCATGCTAATGTGCATCATTGCAAATAACACACCTAATCAGCAAGCGCAGGCACTGTTATACTCCACCACGACCCCCATCCAAGGGGACCAAAAATCAATTCAGTAACATGGATACGGCGCACAGTGCGTGGAGTATTTTGTAGtcctccacccccatcccccgccCCACGCCCAACCCCATCCCAATAAATCACAGTAGTGTTACATCACCCCTCTCATTATAGACgtattttacatacagtacctgccaatagtttggacacacctgattaagatgctgggaaacatgtattcaaagacattttgcttGAAATTTTGATTCTTAAAAAAATAGTGAAGCTGTTGCctgtgtgtatgaatttctttccaaaaatttttttttaaattttttggctcctttgaagaatctaaaatttaaaataaatttagatttgacacttttttggtgtataattccatttgtgttatttaatagttctgctatttttatatatattttttttatacttttactattattataacatgtggaaaatagtaaaaataaagaaaaacccttctataaGTACATCTGCccaagcttttgactggtactgtacactgAGACCATTCCATTCAGTAGGTCCAACCCATGCTTTCCAGCCTCAAATGGCACCATTGTACAAAGCTTACTTTTCTCAGGGAATCCATGGGGTAGCCCTGTGGTCCTGGAGGCCCGAAGACGTCTTCCTGTCgggggaagggagagacagtCATTAGTACGACAGGTGTAAGCCCGAGGCTAATCTCGGGTGTTCGCCAAATGCAGGGCTGTCTTTGATGACCGCGTAAGCCGCCGGGCCAAATCCGGTGGCGACGTTTAAGCGGTTTGGACGACGGCTCGAGAAAGACGTGAGGCGACGGCATGCAGAGTCACGCGCCGCGGCGTCGGCTCAGCCGGGGCGCGCGCGGCTTTTTAAACCCGACCAGGACCACCGTGCCTCCGCTGATGTCATTTCAACAACAGCGGAGGGGTCTTAACTTTTACAATTCTGCCTTGGTCAACTGAGGGGCACACAAATGCCATTAGGGACAGCGGAGCTGAAGGTTACCCAGCTGgctacattaaattaaattacattcaaattacattcatttagcagacgctctcatccagagtcACTTCTAGTACAATTTACTGAGTTTACGGAGAATGCACTGAATGAGGAGGAGACGGCAAGAGGCCTGCACAGGAGTTTGCCTCAAAGTTAGCTGTCAGCATTTGGCCTCTAGGCTGAGGAACAGCAGCAAATGCCCGGCGGCCAATTTCGGCCTTCCTCCACAGAGCCCGCTTCCACACCAATGCGGCGCTTCACAGTCTGTCCTGACGACGGACGCCATTTCTGGAAGATGGTGCATTAAAACTAGAGAGTTCCACAGCCCCGCGCCGGGTCTCTCGCTCtactttttgttctgtgtggCGGGCCGAACTGAGAATGTCCTGTTCTTCTGCAGCGTGATCCTGCGCTCGCACCGCTGTAACAAACCGCCGGCAGCCCCCGCCGCGCCGAGTGCTCCGTTCTCCTTTCCCGTAGCTGCTTTTCATACCGCGCCTTCTGTCTGGCACACGCGCAAAAGACAAAAGCCCCCGAAAACAACGGCATTTTCCAGCTGCGTTTATCCGTTTCTGCGCCCCGCTTATCTCACCTGCGCCTCAGTCTCGTTCCACCCTCACCGCCGCTCTCCGCGCTGATAAAAGCCTATCTCCACAGCTATACAAATTAGACATTTCGCACTTACCCTTTGACAAGCGCGGGATTTGTGTCCACAAGCTCAGTGAAACGTTAGGGTGTGAttgtaagtttaaaaaaaaaaaaaaaaaaagagagaaggccTTAGGGGAAGACCCATGCGTGACATAAGATGCTGCTAGTATGGAAATGATTTTGCTACATCTAGCAGAACTACAGTGACCTAGGCATTCAAAGTGGATTTGGATGAGTACAAGGAGGAGAAAGCGGAGGTACATTGGGGTCAAAGGATGGATAGCATGTTTAAAGGGCATTTCCCACTATTCCTAACCACTCTGGCAAAATTTGCCAGGCCAGTGACATCCTTGCTGCTTGGAGGAAACTCAAGCGTGTCGCAGCTCAGTTGACTGTGCTGAGCCAATTTAAATAAGCGGCTTTCTTCTGAATTTTAGAGTATTAGCGCACCATGCTATTTGCCAAAtaagcatattttaaatttcTAACAAAATACTGCATAACCAATGATTGACACTAAATGGAATTAACATTTCTTATGTAAAATGATTATCGCTTTGACACCTCTGGGTGTCTTAGATACCCACGTATGGTCTCAGCACAAATTAGCATTACTAGGACTGTCCACTAACAGTGGCTATGTCCTGTCCAGGTGAATttggaaaatgcattcagattCCTGTCAAAAAGCCTCAGGCAAAGGTTGTCCTTGTTTCCCCTTAGTGAAATACAGTGACCTGAAGTGCCTGTCTTGTAATAGgtttataaagaaaaaaagctgaatacACAATCAAATTTTCTACAAAGTTAGTATGTTTGAGTGGATTTATGCAAAATTCATGGCAATGCCTCAGAGAGCATGGTGCTTCCTGGGGCTGGATTTCAAAGTGCACACCCAGGACAGAGAATGCCTCCTTTAAACAGGTTATCGGGCAGGTGTTTGGTCAGGCAGTGGGAGGGGCTTGCAGCTAGCCTAGTGGGAGGAGCTGTACTCACACAGAGGCCATGGGCTCCATAGGGCCTTCCGTCTCCAACACTAAAGGCCACAAAGCCTTGGCTGGCATGCACGTCCCTAGAGCTGCCATAGTGAGAGCTGCTCACCGCAGCGTAATTGGAATTAAAGGACCGAGACAGCATGCTCTgagcagagagggacacagatTCAACATGGACACTTTAGTAGGCATGCATTACACCAGGATGTGttaaaaaaacccacacatacgcgcacacacacacacgtaaacacattCCATTCGTGCATTCCGTCAGCATGCATTGAAATTCTCACGCCTCAGAACAGAAGTGATGGCAACAATGTGTTAGTGCTCAGATAGGATTGTTCACTGGCAAAAGCCACACTGCCAAAAGACATCAGacccacacacatacgcaatgttattttttgaaGACACCTGCATCTTTAAGACTTTAGGAATCAAGGATTTAACGTTCAACTGAAGTCTAGGTGATCTATCTTCTGCCGTTGTACAAGAAGttacagcacaaacaacaaTCAATCACATTACGGGATTTTAAATTTCAACATGTTTAAATTCCTGTTTGATAGGTTAATCTGAAAGGATTATCATGTCACAGACTATATGGATGataaatgtgacaaaatcaCCTGAAATGGGTGTATCAATGGTGGTGCACACAATGGTTCCAAATTTGCAGCTCTGAACTTCATCTgagcatgttatttttaaatacgGAAGTATTCTAAACACATAATCTTAGGCCCCTCTCTTAAAAACCACTATGATATTGTGGCATTCTGAGGAAAACCACAGAATTTGCACAAGCTCTTTCTACTACCCATAATTCCTTGTGCCTGCAGAGTAAAGAGGCTGCTGCTACCCCAGGGAGGTGCGGAGCATGAGGCCTGACAACCCCTCCCTCACACCTTCTGAAGCTGTGGTGGAGGACCCTCAGGTGTGTCAGGTCATAGAGCGCGTTACACTCTGCTCCCACACAGGTTTAGCCCAGAGCGCCAAGGCCACAGCCTCACAGCCCCAGAGGAGCCACCTCAGCTAGAGGGGAAAGCCACACCTCCGCCACTCTCGAGGGAGCACAGTCTGAATGCAAAGCCCTCCATAAATACCTTCAAACGAAAAATCGAACTGAGCTGAACTCAGTGTGCTGAGACACTTGCTGCAGTGACAGCGGGCCGTATCGCACCACAGCTGTGAGCCTGTCTAATGTGTCACCACATGCTTTGCTCGTTACCATTGTAATCTGCTTACATACAGCAGGACTTGGAAACAAAGGTTGTGCTTTCGGTGAGCCACGCTGACACCAGATCTCAGGGCTCTTTAACAGAAGGACAGCCAAGCCCCTTCTGCCTGAGACTGCTAGGAATCGGACTTGTGAAACATCCCTGCATTTCAGGATGGCGCGTGGGTGACCGGGACTGCCGGAGCGGGGCGCGTACCTTCTCCATCTTCTTGGCCTCGATGTGCCGCATCACCTGGTCCCTCCAGTCGGCGGGCACCCTCCCCGTGGCGGGCGCGTCCAGCAGGGAGTGCTCCGACTTCACCCGGGCGTTGGGCCGCTTGCTGGGGCTGCCGTGCTGGTAGTTGAAGTCGCTGACCGACATGGTCCTCTCGGGCAGCTCGTGCACGGGGGGCCGGGCGCTCTGCGGGCGGGGCCCGGCGGGCCCGTCCACGCTGTAGGTGCGGGCCGACAGGGGCCGCTGGGAGGCCTGGCTCATCTGCAGGGGCCCGCGGCCCAGCGCGTGGATGTCCCGGTAGGTCACGTACTCGCCCTCGGGCGGGTGCATCCGCCGGGGGTCCGCCAGGCCCGTGGAGGACGAGCCGCTGCCCTGCCTCTGGAGGGCACCCCGCGGCGGGAGGAGCCTGTCCTTGCCCCACATGTCGCCGGGGTAGGGCGGGGCGCGCTGCTGCGCCGCCAAGGGGTACGGCGGGGCGTTGTTGCGGTTGGAGTAGTTGGTGTTGGCCAGCGAGTGCTGGGGGGGGAGGTACGCTTGGTCGGGCGGGACGGGCGTCCGTTGGGTCCACAGGTTGTCTTTGGGCACGGCGGCGCTGGTGTACTGGACGTTGTACTGGGGCGGGACCGGGACCCGGGGCTCGTACTTGGCCATGGGCTTGGACGCGGACAGCAGGTCGGAGGAGGACGCCGAGGAGCCCGGGTACACCTGCAGGGGCTGGTCGCTCAGGAGGGAGGCGGACTTGCTGCGCACGATGCTCTGGCCCTGGGGGGCCGCCCCGGGGCCCCTGCCCGGACCCCCAGCCTCGCACAGCCCGTTGTCGGCGTCCATGTTGTAGAGCCTCATCCCGCCCGCGTCCATGTTGGTGATGCTCTGCGACTTCACCACAGGGGGCGGGGCGCTCCTCTTCTGGGGGGAGAGCTCTTCGGTGCTCCGGGAGAGGGACATGTCGCTGCTGGCCGCCACGCCCATCATGGCGGCCGCTCTGTCCGCCTCCAACTTCGCCGGCGACCCCTTGGGCTCCTCAGCGCGGCCGTTGAAGCAGTCGGCCGGGGCGTGCCGCTGGTTCCCGTTCTCCAGGTGCCCAGCGGCGGGTTTggcattgttgttgttgagcGCGGAGCTGTTGCTGAGGTCCTCCTGGGACGGCGCGTTCCTGGCCTGCTCCAGGCTCTCCAGCAGCCCCGCATTGTCCGGCGCCGGCTTGGACACGTTCATGTTGATCTGGTCCAGCTTGCTGTAGGGGTCCCCCACGCTGTCGCTCAGGTCCATGCCCTTCTCGATGAGCGCCAGCCTCTCCTCCACGGAAAGGTCGAAGTCGCTCGTCTTCTCTGGCCTCGACTCGTACTCCTGCTGGCTCTTCAGCAAGGCCTGCAGAGATGTGTCAGACCCGTTGCCATTCTGCAGGAGGGGGGCCGTTTCCTTCAGCTGGTTCAGGTTCTCATCCTCCTGCCTGGTATCGAAAACATGAGAGGCACTGCATTAATTCACTTATCACGAAACGGGCATCTCGGTCGATTAGTCACAGCACCCTATCTTCACAGCATCTCCTATTAAATGATATGCTGAGAGTGTCACTTTCTCACATACGGGAACAATCTCTGTTCTTTAGCCAGCAGACTATGAAGCTGATCATATtgaatgttattttgaaaagaaaattttGATTGTTATACCGAAGAGAGGCTGTTTTGAAGATGACACCATTGTTGACTTGAAGATACTACaattaatattcaaaacaaagTAGAGTCAACATCTATTCTGCTTTAAGCTAGACAAATTTTAATGCTTAGGCATGTGTCAGAGTAAACATAAAGGTCCATTTACATGTAAAAGGCACTGAAAGCTACTAGACACGATGACACACTAGTTACACCCTCAGTTTTTCGAGAAAAAGCATGGCAAGAAATTCAAATGACCTTATTGCAGAGAGCAATTTATCTTCCTTTTCAGACTGAAAGGAAGCAATATTAAGAGAGACACCTGTGACATGCTCATTAGTCTGAGACGACATCACCTGGTGGCAGGTTCCAGGGGCATTTTGGCCTCCCTCTCGGGTGTACAGAGGGAGGTGTCCTGGCTGCTGTCGGTGGTCAGGGACACCGAGTCGGACATGCGCGACGGGGACGAGCAGTTGCTGTTGTTCTGGTTGCTGTTGGCCACCGTCTCGTCCAGCAGGGAGTCTGCGTCCTTGCTGTCGTCTGCCAGAACgaagaatgaagaatgaaacATTCCGTCATTTCGTCTTCATCATCGACGCACGATTGGCCGATATCTGTAAGATGGACAACCTTCCAACAGCACAATATAACAAAACGATGCACCCCAGTGACGTCACGGCTGGATAAAGGACAGAACACTGGTGTGCATTTGAAGTGCACAGCGCACGCGAGGCCCGGTCACCTTTCTTGTCCTTGGTGAGCGCCACCACCTTAGGCTGGTTGATGGAGATCTCAATCAGCGGCGGCCGCATCTCGGCAatcttcatctcctcctcttcctcaaagGACAGCTCCTCAGAGTCCTGGGGGTGGGGACGGCAGAGAAAGCAGGCAGACAGCCACGTTAAGCAGCTGTACTGGGTCTTTCTAGcattcattaaaactgaaactaCACCTCTTCTGGATAAGTTCAACATGACCTGCCATGGGCTTTCGACATGGCACGGAAGAGGGCTACGACATACAATAAGCCACGCGAATGATCACGCAAGTAAATAACTGACATGATGCTTAATATACATGCCAAATTATTGAAATAATCCTCATTCCTCTGTGCAGGAAAGTTCTTCCACACGAGAAGGAATATATGGTTATACATGACTATTAGAAATGAACCACTAACCACAGAGAATACAGACTGTACAGGAAATGATCTATATTATTATTGCTAATGCTGCTAATTATACTACTGACTATAGACCTGCAGAGAAGGACCTGAGCAGAAGCAATGTGTGGAGGAGGTAAACTCCTTCACAACAGACAGCCGAATTGGCATTTTggaattgcatgcatttttctgaTAGGCTGCAGTCTAACTGAGAAATACAGGACATGAGCTATATTGCAtacatttctttcactgttGACAGAGCAGGCATTAGCATTGACACCAACATGGTCATTTAATGATCCTCTGTGCTCTTTAAGTGTTGCTTGCTGCAATTGCTCAGCATGATGTATATCAAAATGGTGCGATAACaagtgtgagggaaaaaaaaaaacagtaagagaTACAGGCTTCTCCCAGCAGTACGTATTGCCGTAATCTGTAAAAGGACAGATAAGAGACTTGTTTCTAtgctgggtggcagtgtagcttagttGTAAAGAGCAGGGCAAGCAGGGTAACCAAAAGCAGGGTAACCAAAAAGTTGGTTTGACTCCCCCTGGGGGTACTGCTGCTCtgcccttgggaaaggtacttaacccagaactgcctctgtaaatacccagctgtataaatggataacacgtgaGAGTTGTGacctatgtatgttgctctggataggagcacctggtaaatgctaataatgtcaTAATATATGCTGGGCACCTCCAGCGTGTCCTCGTGGTTGACCATGGCTCTCGGGTTGTCGGAGGTCTTCAGCAGGATCCTCTGCGTGTTCTGGGTCTCGGCCAGGTCCCTTGGCTCAGGTGTGCTGGGGTTCTGGATGCTGTTCATGGTGGCTTTCTGCTCCATCTCGACCGGCGTCCCGTTGCTACAGGCGTTCTCAATTACCTGACCAACGAGACCGAGACACGGGCGGCATCACACATCGTGTCTAACCGGCAAGAGAGGAACAGGACAGTGGAATCTACCTATTTTTCAAACGATGATCAGATGGGGCCCCTTGTGCCCATCTTGCAAACTGTCAATATTCTAAAATAACCCCACCTTTGGTAACATTCCCTCAACCCCATTTTACAATCCACCcttaatttcacacacacatatacagcacCGCTACAGCTGAGAAAAGCAATTCCCAGTTCAGTCTGTTCTGTGGCCCAGCATCCTATAGCTGAGGCAGAAACTCAGCACTGAAAATCTGGTTATTACAGTAAGTAGAGTGGTGTAATGACaggcactgcagcacagacctTGACCCCGACGTCTCGCACTGCCAGGAGAGGCTTGGACTCTTTGCCCGACTCGTCGCTCGACTCGTCGTCCTTCAGCCGGTGGGCGACGGACTGGGCCGTCTTCACCATGTTCTTCAGCTCGTCGGGGTAGGGGGTTGGGTAGCGCTTCAGGTTGCCCTCCTGGGACAGTGAAGCAACACGACAATCATTCGCTAAGCTCCGCGCATGCGTTCGCATCTGGCTGGCTGTATCGTGCACCTTGCTTTTTGGATGGATGCTGTGTGTTACTTGATAGTCTGTGCCTATACCCATGTACTCTGCAACCCGTATCAGTCAGTTTCAGGTGATTTTAGGCCATCAGATATTGGCAGCCCGGAGACTAAACTCATTTTTCTACGCATGGCCCAGTTACTTAGTGAAAGT belongs to Megalops cyprinoides isolate fMegCyp1 chromosome 5, fMegCyp1.pri, whole genome shotgun sequence and includes:
- the erbin gene encoding erbin isoform X1, with the translated sequence MTTKRNLLVRLVPCRCLRGEEETVTSLDYSHCSLEQVPKEIFSFEKTLEELYLDANQIEELPKQLFNCQLLYRLSLPDNDLTVLPAAIANLVNLRELDVSKNSIQEFPENIKNCKVLAIVEASVNPISKLPEGFTQLLGLTQLYLNDAFLEFLPANFGRLTKLQILELRENQLKMLPKSMHKLTQLERLDLGSNEFTEMPEVLEQLTGIKELWMDGNRLTFLPGMIGTLKQLSYLDVSKNNLEMVDEQISGCENLQDLLLSNNALTQLPASIGSLKKLTALKVDENQLMYLPDSIGGLTALDELDCSFNEVEALPSSIGQCVNLRTFAADHNFLTQLPPEMGSWRNATVLFLHSNKLESLPEEMGDMSKLKVINLSDNKLKNLPFSFTKLNQLTAMWLSENQSKALIPLQKEEDQETHKTVLTNYMFPQQPRTEEYIPNSDSESFNPSLWEEQRKQRAQVAFECDEDKDERETPPREGNLKRYPTPYPDELKNMVKTAQSVAHRLKDDESSDESGKESKPLLAVRDVGVKVIENACSNGTPVEMEQKATMNSIQNPSTPEPRDLAETQNTQRILLKTSDNPRAMVNHEDTLEDSEELSFEEEEEMKIAEMRPPLIEISINQPKVVALTKDKKDDSKDADSLLDETVANSNQNNSNCSSPSRMSDSVSLTTDSSQDTSLCTPEREAKMPLEPATRQEDENLNQLKETAPLLQNGNGSDTSLQALLKSQQEYESRPEKTSDFDLSVEERLALIEKGMDLSDSVGDPYSKLDQINMNVSKPAPDNAGLLESLEQARNAPSQEDLSNSSALNNNNAKPAAGHLENGNQRHAPADCFNGRAEEPKGSPAKLEADRAAAMMGVAASSDMSLSRSTEELSPQKRSAPPPVVKSQSITNMDAGGMRLYNMDADNGLCEAGGPGRGPGAAPQGQSIVRSKSASLLSDQPLQVYPGSSASSSDLLSASKPMAKYEPRVPVPPQYNVQYTSAAVPKDNLWTQRTPVPPDQAYLPPQHSLANTNYSNRNNAPPYPLAAQQRAPPYPGDMWGKDRLLPPRGALQRQGSGSSSTGLADPRRMHPPEGEYVTYRDIHALGRGPLQMSQASQRPLSARTYSVDGPAGPRPQSARPPVHELPERTMSVSDFNYQHGSPSKRPNARVKSEHSLLDAPATGRVPADWRDQVMRHIEAKKMEKEDVFGPPGPQGYPMDSLRKVPLTNGQMCPPGRPPITCGQTPMARHPSREQLIDYLMLKVSQQPQGPPRAPHEVLQQEVRVKIEKNPELGFSISGGVGGRGNPFRPDDNGIFVTRVQPEGPASKLLQPGDKIVQANGYNFVNIDHGHAVSLLKTFPSTVDLIIVREMSA